One part of the Tunicatimonas pelagia genome encodes these proteins:
- the tig gene encoding trigger factor translates to MDITLDKKENNEATLNIRLFPGDYEPKIEQKVKQYRKQVNLKGFRPGKVPAGVIKRMYGKAIKVEEINELLSQSVPRYIQENDLKVVGEPLPDLSDAENIDWDNQSEFSFSYDLGLVNDFSYDLSDQVSITKHTIELTDKTVDESIDNLRKRFSTNETVEESQAEDTLIGAIQVDEETSHETEININLVPEEKREQFTGLKANDSVTFDIRSVFPEDTDVAFLLGKEHGEVADITGDFTFTVSEITRPAPAEINQEFFDQIFGKDAVSTEEEFRNKVKENIKENYDRESDALLSRSIRNHYINQTDIQLPADFLKRWILSRQDEEVNEEQINEQFDDYLQDLRWSLISEKIAKDEEIQANHEDVKKKARELVLSQFGMYGSEFGEDERFDPIVDNYLKGENGNNYMQVFSQVQAEKVFDYIKEKVTVEEKEVSIDDFNQVAEETK, encoded by the coding sequence TTGGATATTACACTCGACAAAAAAGAAAATAACGAAGCTACCCTTAACATTCGCCTTTTTCCGGGAGACTACGAGCCTAAAATAGAGCAAAAGGTAAAGCAGTACCGCAAACAGGTAAACCTTAAAGGCTTTCGGCCCGGTAAAGTTCCGGCGGGAGTGATTAAAAGAATGTACGGTAAAGCCATTAAAGTTGAAGAGATCAACGAATTACTTTCTCAGTCGGTGCCCCGCTACATACAGGAAAATGACTTGAAAGTAGTGGGCGAACCGCTACCCGACCTGAGCGATGCAGAAAACATTGACTGGGACAACCAAAGTGAGTTTTCTTTTAGCTACGACTTAGGTCTAGTCAATGACTTCTCATACGACTTATCCGATCAAGTATCTATTACTAAGCATACCATTGAGTTGACCGATAAAACTGTTGATGAGTCTATCGACAATTTACGTAAGCGGTTTAGCACTAACGAAACAGTAGAAGAAAGTCAGGCGGAAGATACGCTCATTGGTGCTATTCAGGTAGATGAAGAAACCAGCCACGAAACTGAGATTAATATCAACCTGGTGCCCGAAGAAAAGCGAGAGCAATTTACGGGCTTAAAAGCGAATGACTCGGTAACGTTTGATATACGGTCGGTTTTTCCCGAAGATACTGATGTTGCTTTTCTGCTGGGTAAAGAGCACGGAGAGGTTGCTGACATTACCGGTGATTTTACTTTTACTGTATCGGAAATCACCCGCCCGGCTCCGGCTGAAATCAACCAGGAGTTCTTCGATCAGATTTTCGGAAAAGATGCTGTAAGTACCGAAGAAGAGTTTCGCAATAAAGTGAAAGAGAATATTAAAGAAAACTACGATCGCGAGAGTGATGCCCTATTATCCCGTAGCATTCGTAATCATTATATCAATCAAACTGATATTCAGCTTCCTGCTGACTTCCTCAAACGCTGGATACTATCGCGCCAGGACGAAGAAGTGAATGAAGAGCAAATCAACGAGCAGTTTGATGATTACTTGCAAGACCTACGGTGGAGCCTAATCAGTGAGAAAATTGCGAAGGACGAAGAAATACAGGCCAACCATGAAGATGTAAAAAAGAAAGCCCGCGAACTAGTTTTATCGCAGTTTGGTATGTACGGCTCAGAATTTGGCGAAGACGAACGTTTTGACCCAATTGTAGATAACTACCTCAAGGGTGAAAATGGCAACAATTACATGCAAGTATTCAGTCAGGTACAGGCTGAGAAAGTTTTCGATTATATAAAAGAGAAGGTTACCGTTGAAGAAAAGGAAGTGAGCATAGATGACTT